One genomic segment of Dysosmobacter sp. Marseille-Q4140 includes these proteins:
- a CDS encoding ABC transporter ATP-binding protein, translated as MTKYMRPYAGWIALGIGCSAAEAIFELLIPLVMSDIVDVGIATGDQGYILRKGILMVVMAMVSLAFGLGAAACSATAGMGFGAGLRAAEYDHIQEYAFSNIEKFSTASLVTRLTNDVNNLQMTLMFGMRLLVRAPVMLVCALFLSIRISRQLSNVFLVALPLLAVSVALILSKASPLFRSMQEKTDALNLVVQEDLTGIRVVKSFVREDHEREKFAKRNQDLRSNAQRAFGMVVINMPIMMLIVYGTIIAVMWFGGQMVFAGSLEAGKLITFFTYITQIMISLMMVSMIFMMMTRSVACARRIREVLEERPAITDDRAVTDTDDSGAAVPAQVKDGSIDFDHVSFKYNTEAAEWILRDVDIHIRSGQTVGILGGTGSAKTTLVSLIPRLYEATEGTVSVGGRPVAEYTMEHLRDEVSVVLQKNTLFSGTIRENLLWGDPDATDEQLWAACRSACADEFLERMPDGLDTDLGQGGVNVSGGQKQRLCIARAILKRPKVLILDDSTSAVDTATDAKIRSAFANELKDTTKLIIAQRVTSVCEADLILVMDGGRVAAQGTHEELMKTCDIYREVYESQQEGVSIGG; from the coding sequence ATGACGAAATATATGCGGCCTTACGCCGGCTGGATTGCCCTGGGCATCGGGTGCAGTGCGGCGGAGGCGATCTTTGAGCTGCTGATCCCGCTGGTGATGAGCGACATTGTGGATGTGGGCATCGCCACCGGGGACCAGGGCTACATCCTGCGCAAGGGCATTTTGATGGTGGTGATGGCCATGGTGTCCCTGGCCTTCGGCCTGGGAGCCGCCGCCTGCTCCGCCACGGCGGGCATGGGCTTCGGCGCGGGTCTCCGCGCGGCGGAGTATGACCACATCCAGGAATACGCCTTTTCCAATATCGAGAAATTTTCCACCGCCTCTTTGGTGACGCGCCTGACCAACGACGTCAACAACCTGCAGATGACGCTGATGTTCGGTATGCGGCTGCTGGTGCGGGCCCCGGTGATGCTGGTGTGCGCCCTGTTTCTCTCCATCCGTATCAGCCGTCAGCTCAGCAATGTCTTTCTGGTGGCGCTGCCGCTGCTGGCGGTGTCCGTGGCGCTGATCCTCTCCAAGGCCAGCCCGCTGTTCCGCTCCATGCAGGAAAAGACCGACGCGCTGAACCTGGTGGTCCAGGAGGATCTGACCGGCATCCGGGTGGTGAAATCCTTTGTGCGGGAGGACCACGAGCGGGAGAAGTTCGCAAAGCGCAATCAGGATCTCAGGTCCAATGCCCAGCGGGCCTTCGGCATGGTGGTCATCAATATGCCCATCATGATGCTCATTGTTTACGGCACCATCATTGCCGTTATGTGGTTCGGCGGCCAGATGGTCTTTGCCGGGTCCCTGGAGGCCGGAAAGCTCATCACCTTCTTCACCTACATCACCCAGATCATGATTTCCCTGATGATGGTATCCATGATCTTCATGATGATGACCCGGTCTGTGGCCTGTGCCCGCCGCATCCGGGAGGTGCTGGAGGAGCGGCCCGCCATCACCGACGACCGGGCCGTCACCGACACCGATGACAGCGGCGCTGCCGTCCCCGCCCAGGTAAAGGACGGCAGCATCGATTTCGACCACGTCTCCTTCAAGTACAACACCGAGGCCGCCGAGTGGATCCTGCGGGACGTGGACATCCACATCCGCTCCGGCCAGACCGTGGGCATCCTGGGCGGCACCGGCAGCGCCAAGACCACCCTGGTGTCCCTGATCCCCCGGCTGTACGAGGCCACGGAGGGCACCGTCTCCGTGGGCGGCCGGCCGGTGGCGGAGTATACTATGGAGCACCTGCGGGATGAGGTCAGCGTGGTGCTGCAGAAGAATACCCTCTTCTCCGGCACCATTCGGGAGAACCTCCTCTGGGGTGATCCCGACGCCACCGACGAGCAGCTCTGGGCGGCCTGCCGCTCCGCCTGCGCCGACGAGTTCCTGGAGCGGATGCCGGACGGCCTGGACACCGACCTGGGCCAGGGCGGCGTCAACGTCTCCGGCGGCCAGAAGCAGCGGCTGTGCATCGCCCGGGCCATTTTGAAGCGGCCCAAGGTGCTGATCCTGGACGACTCCACCTCCGCCGTGGACACCGCCACCGACGCCAAGATCCGCAGCGCCTTTGCCAATGAGCTCAAGGACACCACCAAGCTCATCATCGCCCAGCGGGTCACCTCTGTGTGCGAGGCGGACCTGATTTTGGTGATGGACGGCGGCCGGGTGGCGGCCCAGGGCACCCATGAAGAACTGATGAAGACCTGCGACATCTACCGCGAGGTCTATGAGTCCCAGCAGGAAGGAGTGAGCATCGGTGGCTGA
- a CDS encoding ABC transporter ATP-binding protein: MGPGGPGRGPGRHGFQKPKDLRGTLGKLMRYLGRYTHLLVIVAVLLVISSVCTVGGSYLIKPLINDYILPGDFPGLARMLAIMAAVYITGAACSFGYARIMVHVSQNTVAKIRADLFDRMQTLPLKFFDTHTHGELMSRYTNDIDTISEALNNSFGSLISCTLNFTGTIIMMIVLSPALTLITLVMLVVMLRVVKVIGGRSRQYFAAQQAALGAVNGYIEEMIEGQKVIKVFNHEHAAKADFRKLNEDYRHAATRAQAYGGAMMPAMGNLSYINYAITCGVGAILAIGSGTFQLGDLAAFLQYTRQVSQPITQISQQVNTILSAVAGAERVFEVMEARPETDAGKVKLVRVTEDRSGSLTEADFDTGEWAWKQPDGTLIQVRGDVRFDHVVFGYDEKKTVLHDISLYAKPGQKIAFVGSTGAGKTTITNLINRFYEIQSGTITYDGIDIRDIEKDSLRRSLGIVLQDTHLFTGTVADNIRYGRLEATDEEVEAAAAMAGADAFIRRLPQGYQTVLSGDGGNLSQGERQLLNIARAACANPPVLILDEATSSIDTRTEKLIEQGMDRLMAGRTVFVIAHRLSTVRNAKAIMVLEQGEIIERGDHEDLLAQHGRYYQLYTGQAELD, from the coding sequence ATGGGCCCCGGCGGCCCCGGACGGGGACCCGGCCGCCACGGCTTCCAGAAGCCCAAGGACCTGCGGGGGACCCTGGGAAAGCTGATGCGGTATCTGGGCCGGTACACCCACCTGCTGGTGATCGTGGCGGTGCTGCTGGTCATCAGCTCCGTGTGCACCGTGGGCGGGTCCTACCTCATCAAGCCCCTCATCAACGACTATATCCTCCCCGGCGACTTCCCGGGCCTTGCCAGGATGCTGGCCATCATGGCGGCGGTCTATATCACCGGCGCGGCCTGCTCTTTCGGCTACGCCCGCATCATGGTCCATGTATCCCAGAACACCGTGGCCAAGATCCGTGCCGACCTCTTTGACCGGATGCAGACCCTGCCGCTGAAATTTTTCGACACCCACACCCACGGCGAGCTCATGAGCCGCTACACCAACGACATCGACACCATCTCCGAGGCCCTGAACAACAGCTTCGGCAGCCTCATCTCCTGCACGCTGAACTTCACCGGCACCATCATCATGATGATCGTGCTGAGCCCGGCCCTGACCCTCATCACTCTGGTGATGCTGGTGGTGATGCTGCGGGTGGTCAAGGTCATCGGCGGCCGCTCCCGGCAGTACTTTGCCGCCCAGCAGGCGGCCCTGGGCGCCGTCAACGGCTACATCGAGGAGATGATCGAGGGCCAGAAGGTCATCAAGGTCTTTAACCACGAGCACGCCGCCAAAGCGGATTTCCGCAAGCTCAACGAGGACTACCGCCACGCGGCCACCCGGGCCCAGGCCTACGGCGGCGCCATGATGCCCGCCATGGGCAACCTCAGCTATATCAACTACGCCATCACCTGCGGCGTGGGCGCCATCCTGGCCATCGGCAGCGGAACCTTCCAGCTGGGGGACCTGGCGGCCTTCCTCCAGTACACCCGGCAGGTCAGCCAGCCCATCACCCAGATCTCCCAGCAGGTGAACACCATCCTCTCCGCCGTGGCCGGCGCCGAGCGGGTCTTTGAGGTCATGGAGGCCCGGCCCGAGACCGACGCGGGCAAGGTGAAGCTGGTCCGGGTCACCGAGGACCGCAGCGGCAGTCTGACCGAGGCGGACTTCGACACCGGCGAGTGGGCCTGGAAGCAGCCCGATGGCACGCTGATCCAGGTCCGGGGCGACGTGCGCTTTGACCATGTGGTCTTTGGCTATGACGAGAAAAAGACCGTCCTCCACGACATCTCCCTGTACGCCAAGCCGGGCCAGAAGATCGCCTTCGTGGGCTCCACCGGCGCCGGCAAGACCACCATCACCAACCTCATCAACCGCTTCTACGAGATCCAGTCCGGCACCATCACCTACGACGGCATCGATATCCGGGACATCGAGAAGGACTCCCTGCGCCGGTCCCTGGGCATCGTGCTCCAGGACACCCATCTCTTCACCGGCACCGTGGCCGACAACATCCGCTACGGCCGCCTGGAGGCCACCGACGAGGAGGTGGAGGCCGCCGCGGCCATGGCCGGAGCCGACGCCTTCATCCGCCGCCTGCCCCAGGGCTATCAGACCGTCCTCTCCGGCGACGGCGGGAACCTGAGCCAGGGCGAACGGCAGCTTTTGAACATCGCCCGGGCGGCCTGCGCCAACCCGCCGGTGCTGATCCTGGACGAGGCGACCAGCTCCATCGACACCCGCACGGAAAAGCTCATCGAGCAGGGCATGGACCGGCTCATGGCGGGCCGCACTGTGTTCGTCATCGCCCACCGGCTCTCCACCGTCCGCAACGCCAAGGCCATCATGGTCCTGGAGCAGGGCGAGATCATCGAGCGGGGCGACCACGAGGACCTGCTGGCCCAGCACGGCCGGTACTACCAGCTCTACACCGGCCAGGCGGAACTGGACTAA
- a CDS encoding helix-turn-helix domain-containing protein, producing the protein MTIGQRVGQKRKELGLSQEALGEQLGVSRQSIYKWESDSALPEIDKLIALSRLFGVSVGWLLGVEEPPQDDGADAESAPEAGELTEAQLRMVEEIVARYTAALPKPPSRRRRKWLKAAVIAAALCLVGGLYSLSKQLDRMDQQYGTLQNNITRVESTVNSQIGSISSRVEEILKAQNSLTADYGCEQTALDPAANTVSFRAWAVPKTYVEGMTAVFQTDSGSGPVETAAELEPGQTFSAGLTAELTDSITVSVVFIAPDGTRSTQLLDQFYSLYSDTMPAVDVQSNLMWMDLTDGALVLTEHSHERYLWTREQIWSDSAAAIADVRVGLFKNRQLAAWAEPCEQPDSFHGFEDCSFYCLPELHLDLTAQDTVEIAAVVTDVYGRTIICQDVPYVPDAEAAELVHPDISSSDSDPANWHC; encoded by the coding sequence ATGACCATTGGACAGCGCGTGGGACAAAAGCGAAAGGAGCTGGGGCTCAGCCAGGAGGCCCTGGGGGAGCAGCTGGGCGTGTCCCGGCAGTCCATCTACAAGTGGGAGAGCGACTCCGCTCTGCCGGAGATCGACAAGCTGATCGCCCTCAGCCGCCTCTTCGGCGTGTCCGTGGGGTGGCTGCTGGGAGTGGAGGAGCCGCCTCAGGACGATGGAGCGGATGCGGAGTCCGCCCCGGAGGCAGGCGAGCTGACGGAGGCCCAGCTGCGCATGGTGGAGGAGATCGTGGCGCGGTACACCGCCGCCCTGCCCAAGCCCCCTTCCCGCCGCAGGCGGAAGTGGCTGAAGGCGGCAGTGATCGCTGCGGCGCTGTGTCTGGTGGGCGGCCTTTACAGTCTCTCCAAACAGCTGGATCGGATGGATCAGCAGTATGGCACTCTGCAAAACAACATCACCCGGGTGGAGAGCACCGTCAACAGCCAGATCGGCTCCATCTCAAGCCGTGTGGAGGAGATTTTGAAGGCCCAGAACAGTCTCACCGCCGACTACGGCTGCGAGCAGACCGCCCTGGACCCTGCCGCCAACACGGTATCTTTCCGTGCCTGGGCCGTGCCCAAGACCTACGTGGAGGGCATGACCGCCGTGTTCCAGACGGACAGCGGCAGCGGCCCCGTGGAAACAGCGGCGGAGCTGGAACCGGGGCAGACCTTCTCCGCTGGCCTGACCGCAGAACTGACGGACAGCATCACCGTCTCGGTGGTGTTCATCGCCCCGGACGGCACCCGCTCCACCCAGCTGCTGGACCAGTTTTACAGCCTGTACAGCGACACTATGCCCGCCGTGGATGTACAGAGCAATCTCATGTGGATGGACCTGACAGACGGAGCCCTGGTTCTGACGGAGCACAGCCACGAGCGCTATCTCTGGACCCGGGAGCAGATCTGGTCCGACAGCGCCGCTGCCATCGCCGACGTGCGGGTGGGACTGTTCAAAAACCGGCAGCTGGCCGCCTGGGCGGAGCCCTGCGAACAGCCCGACAGCTTCCACGGCTTTGAGGACTGCTCCTTCTACTGTCTGCCGGAGCTGCACCTGGATCTGACCGCTCAGGACACCGTCGAGATCGCCGCGGTGGTGACGGACGTATACGGCAGGACCATCATCTGCCAGGACGTGCCCTATGTTCCCGACGCGGAGGCAGCCGAGCTGGTCCACCCGGACATCAGCTCTTCGGACAGCGACCCGGCCAACTGGCACTGCTGA
- a CDS encoding GNAT family N-acetyltransferase has protein sequence MIRKATAADLPGVEAIYNAILDREEQGPVYTNWQRGKYPTADTARAALEAGTLYVGEEGGALWGVVNLNGDQLPEYDAIPWSIPARRDQVGVIHTLCIHPDWSGRGLARELAAFCETECRRQGKTVIRLDTWEGNLPANRLYPSIGYRYAGAAEFFFMGFIHETLNCYEKLL, from the coding sequence ATGATCCGAAAAGCCACGGCCGCCGACCTGCCCGGCGTGGAGGCCATCTACAACGCCATTCTGGACCGGGAGGAGCAGGGCCCCGTCTACACCAACTGGCAGCGGGGCAAATACCCCACCGCCGACACCGCCCGCGCCGCCCTGGAGGCAGGGACCCTGTACGTGGGCGAGGAGGGCGGCGCCCTCTGGGGCGTGGTGAACCTCAACGGCGATCAGCTGCCGGAGTACGACGCCATCCCCTGGTCCATCCCGGCCCGGCGGGACCAGGTGGGCGTGATCCACACGCTGTGCATCCACCCGGACTGGTCCGGGCGGGGCCTGGCCCGGGAACTGGCGGCCTTCTGCGAGACCGAGTGCCGCCGCCAGGGCAAGACCGTCATCCGGCTGGACACCTGGGAGGGGAACCTCCCCGCCAACCGCCTCTATCCCTCCATCGGCTACCGGTACGCCGGGGCGGCGGAGTTCTTCTTCATGGGGTTCATCCATGAGACGCTGAACTGCTACGAAAAGCTGCTGTGA
- the ftsH gene encoding ATP-dependent zinc metalloprotease FtsH, with protein MNQNDNKNNKNDKNSNWRGVISLLCWAALLTIVISYASNYLGSAASHTGSAEIRYTDFLDLLEEGQVREVQVDSTEGTLVITPVEGYVYKDPETGTTYETDYHLYCVPTESGDAITARCEEAGVPLGEPYQAAMNPILAVLISYVVPFVFIFLMFSLAMRWINKKGGMGGIGGIGGVGKANAKVYMEKSTGVTFRDVAGQDEAKESLTEIIDFLHNPQKYTEIGAKLPKGALLVGPPGTGKTLLAKAVAGEANVPFFSISGSDFVEMFVGVGASRVRDLFKEASKVAPCIVFIDEIDTIGKSRDNRMGGNDEREQTLNQLLAEMDGFDPTKGVILLAATNRPEVLDQALLRPGRFDRRITIDRPNLAGRIATLQVHTRNIKLGEDVDLKKVALATAGCVGADLANLVNEAALRAVRKGRKLVTQEDLLAAFELVIAGTEKKGSVLTEFEKKLVAYHEVGHAMVAYKQKNTEPVQKITIVPHTQGSLGYTLLMPEEDKTELRTKDELMAKITVSMGGRAAEEVVMHTMTNGASQDIQDATNVARNMVAMFGMSDEFGMMALASRRNQYLDGGYGMDCAQDTAARMDQAVKELLDKCYKAAVEVIQESRDDMDKVVAYLMEKETITGAEMVAIIEGRDPALVENPYASTRQDGFRPSTPDVIEPAAKKVHMISQKIEAPELPEDQPVQAEAPAEQPSASDAPAESTPAENKSDAPQN; from the coding sequence ATGAACCAAAACGACAACAAAAACAACAAAAACGACAAAAACAGCAACTGGCGGGGCGTGATCTCCCTGCTGTGCTGGGCGGCGCTGCTGACCATCGTCATCAGCTATGCCAGCAATTACCTGGGAAGCGCTGCCAGCCACACCGGCTCCGCGGAGATCCGGTACACGGATTTCCTGGACCTGCTGGAGGAGGGCCAGGTCCGCGAGGTCCAGGTGGACAGCACCGAGGGCACCCTGGTCATCACCCCCGTGGAGGGGTACGTGTACAAGGACCCGGAGACCGGGACCACCTATGAGACGGACTACCACCTCTACTGCGTCCCCACGGAGAGCGGCGACGCCATCACCGCCCGCTGCGAGGAGGCCGGCGTCCCTCTGGGTGAGCCCTATCAGGCCGCCATGAACCCCATTCTGGCGGTCCTCATCAGCTATGTGGTGCCCTTCGTGTTCATCTTCCTGATGTTCTCCCTGGCCATGCGCTGGATCAACAAAAAGGGCGGCATGGGAGGCATCGGCGGCATCGGCGGCGTGGGCAAGGCCAACGCCAAGGTGTACATGGAGAAATCCACCGGCGTCACCTTCCGGGACGTGGCCGGTCAGGACGAGGCCAAGGAGTCTTTGACGGAGATCATCGACTTCCTCCACAACCCCCAGAAATACACGGAGATCGGCGCCAAGCTCCCCAAGGGCGCGCTGCTGGTGGGCCCTCCGGGCACCGGCAAGACCCTGCTTGCAAAGGCCGTGGCCGGCGAGGCCAACGTGCCCTTCTTCTCCATCTCCGGCTCCGACTTCGTGGAGATGTTCGTGGGCGTGGGTGCATCCCGCGTCCGGGACCTCTTTAAGGAGGCCAGCAAGGTGGCCCCCTGCATCGTGTTCATCGACGAGATCGACACCATCGGCAAGTCCCGCGACAACCGCATGGGCGGCAATGACGAGCGGGAGCAGACCCTCAACCAGCTGCTGGCGGAGATGGACGGCTTCGACCCCACCAAGGGCGTCATCCTTCTGGCCGCCACCAACCGCCCCGAGGTCTTGGACCAGGCATTGCTCCGGCCCGGCCGCTTCGACCGGCGCATCACCATCGACCGGCCCAACCTGGCCGGGCGCATCGCCACGCTCCAGGTCCACACCCGCAACATCAAGCTGGGCGAGGACGTGGACCTCAAGAAGGTGGCCCTGGCCACCGCCGGGTGCGTGGGCGCGGACCTTGCCAACCTGGTCAACGAGGCGGCCCTCCGGGCCGTGCGCAAGGGCCGCAAACTGGTGACCCAGGAGGACCTGCTGGCCGCCTTTGAGCTGGTCATCGCCGGCACGGAGAAAAAGGGCAGCGTCCTCACCGAGTTCGAGAAGAAGCTGGTGGCCTACCACGAGGTGGGCCACGCCATGGTGGCTTACAAGCAGAAGAACACCGAGCCGGTCCAGAAGATCACCATTGTCCCCCACACCCAGGGGTCTCTGGGCTACACGTTGCTGATGCCCGAGGAGGACAAGACGGAGCTGCGCACCAAGGACGAGCTCATGGCCAAGATCACCGTCTCCATGGGCGGCCGCGCCGCCGAGGAGGTGGTCATGCACACCATGACCAACGGCGCCAGCCAGGATATCCAGGACGCCACCAACGTGGCGCGGAACATGGTAGCCATGTTCGGCATGAGCGACGAGTTCGGCATGATGGCCCTGGCCTCCCGCCGCAACCAGTACCTGGACGGCGGCTACGGCATGGACTGCGCCCAGGACACCGCCGCCCGCATGGACCAGGCGGTCAAGGAGCTGCTGGACAAGTGCTACAAGGCCGCCGTGGAGGTCATCCAAGAGAGCCGGGATGACATGGACAAGGTGGTGGCCTACCTGATGGAGAAGGAGACCATCACCGGCGCGGAGATGGTGGCCATCATCGAAGGCCGGGACCCCGCTCTGGTGGAGAACCCCTACGCCTCCACCCGGCAGGACGGCTTCCGTCCCTCCACCCCGGACGTGATCGAGCCGGCGGCCAAGAAGGTCCACATGATCTCCCAGAAGATCGAGGCCCCGGAGCTCCCGGAGGACCAGCCCGTCCAGGCGGAGGCCCCGGCGGAGCAGCCCTCCGCCTCGGACGCCCCGGCGGAAAGCACTCCGGCGGAGAACAAGTCGGACGCCCCGCAGAACTGA
- the rlmB gene encoding 23S rRNA (guanosine(2251)-2'-O)-methyltransferase RlmB, which translates to MDQQRKNDLTAGADGIIEGRNAVIEALRAGETIDKIYLQKGETDRTLGHIASTARAAGVVVVEADKRKLDAMSRTHAHQGVIALAAVREYVSVESILSAAAEKGEAPLIVVCDEISDPHNLGAIIRTAECAGAHGVVIPKRRSAGLTAVVAKTSAGAVAHMPVARVPNIPTLLKDLKKQGVWVFGTAAGGTTSLYDADLKGPAAIVIGSEGDGMTRLAMETCDFLVSIPMRGKLNSLNASAAAAILLYEAVRQRG; encoded by the coding sequence ATGGACCAACAGAGAAAAAACGACCTGACCGCCGGAGCCGACGGCATCATCGAGGGCCGCAACGCCGTCATCGAGGCCCTGCGGGCCGGGGAGACCATTGATAAGATCTACCTGCAAAAGGGCGAGACGGACCGGACCCTGGGCCACATCGCCTCCACGGCCCGCGCCGCCGGCGTGGTGGTGGTGGAGGCGGACAAGCGCAAGCTGGACGCCATGAGCCGCACCCACGCCCACCAGGGTGTCATCGCCCTGGCGGCGGTGCGGGAATATGTCAGCGTGGAGAGCATCCTCTCCGCCGCGGCAGAGAAGGGGGAGGCGCCGCTGATCGTGGTGTGCGACGAGATCTCCGATCCCCACAATCTGGGCGCCATCATCCGCACCGCCGAGTGCGCCGGGGCCCACGGGGTGGTGATCCCCAAGCGCCGCAGCGCCGGGCTCACCGCCGTGGTGGCCAAGACCTCCGCCGGCGCCGTGGCCCACATGCCCGTGGCCCGGGTGCCCAACATCCCCACGCTGCTCAAGGATCTGAAAAAGCAGGGGGTGTGGGTGTTCGGCACCGCCGCCGGAGGGACCACCTCCCTCTATGACGCGGATCTGAAGGGCCCTGCCGCCATCGTCATCGGCAGCGAGGGCGACGGCATGACCCGCCTGGCCATGGAAACGTGCGACTTTCTCGTCAGTATCCCCATGCGGGGCAAGCTGAACTCCCTCAACGCCAGCGCCGCCGCTGCCATTTTGCTGTACGAGGCGGTGCGCCAGAGAGGCTGA
- a CDS encoding trypsin-like peptidase domain-containing protein translates to MKRRFLAVCCALALVLGAVPAAGALEGEARRAADILVTLGLTDDAGDLTAPATRGQAAELLVKLAGAEQEAAASRWTAGFLDVTAQAAAAVNYAARQGWISGVTATAFQPGRTVTANAWSAFLLRMLGYSDKDGDFTVTDAARFAQRIGLFPAAWDGAMTLGDLYETAAAALTFSYRDGSGTVIGRMVEQGAVTRSAANALGLLTPTLTARQAADRYASAVFCLQVYESQEALRENTPSAAASGFFIREDGLAVTNYHSIEGGETAFAILSTGEVCAVESVVYYDSGIDIAVLRIARTTRDGTAVSAFNHLDMVSTADVRPGDTVYTISNPLGMGLAVSTGVISATDREVERYALPCIMNTADISQGSSGGALLNEYGQAIAVTSGAYLYGNNMYLAVPIDPVLTADLTVPGQPLAKASGAA, encoded by the coding sequence ATGAAAAGAAGATTCCTCGCCGTATGCTGTGCCCTGGCCCTGGTGCTGGGTGCCGTTCCCGCCGCCGGCGCCCTGGAGGGGGAGGCCCGGCGCGCCGCCGATATCCTGGTGACCCTGGGCCTGACGGACGATGCCGGCGATCTTACCGCCCCCGCAACCCGGGGCCAGGCGGCGGAGCTGCTGGTGAAGCTGGCCGGAGCGGAGCAGGAGGCCGCGGCCTCCCGCTGGACCGCCGGGTTCCTGGACGTGACGGCCCAGGCGGCCGCCGCCGTGAACTACGCCGCCCGCCAGGGCTGGATCAGCGGCGTTACGGCCACGGCCTTCCAGCCCGGCAGGACCGTCACCGCCAATGCCTGGAGCGCCTTTTTGCTGCGGATGCTGGGATACAGCGACAAGGACGGGGACTTCACCGTCACTGACGCCGCCCGCTTTGCCCAGCGGATCGGGCTCTTTCCCGCCGCCTGGGACGGCGCCATGACCCTGGGTGACCTGTATGAGACCGCCGCCGCGGCTCTGACCTTCTCCTACCGGGACGGCAGCGGCACCGTGATCGGCCGCATGGTGGAACAGGGTGCCGTCACCCGCTCCGCGGCCAACGCCCTGGGGCTCCTGACCCCCACCCTCACCGCCCGGCAGGCGGCGGACCGGTACGCCTCCGCCGTGTTCTGCCTCCAGGTCTACGAGAGCCAGGAGGCACTTCGGGAGAATACGCCCTCCGCCGCGGCCAGCGGCTTCTTCATCCGTGAGGACGGACTGGCGGTTACCAATTACCACTCCATCGAAGGAGGGGAGACCGCCTTCGCCATCCTCTCCACAGGAGAGGTCTGCGCCGTGGAGAGCGTGGTCTACTATGACAGCGGCATCGACATCGCGGTGCTCCGGATCGCCCGGACCACCCGGGACGGCACCGCTGTTTCCGCTTTCAACCATCTGGACATGGTTTCCACCGCCGACGTCCGCCCCGGCGACACGGTCTACACCATCAGCAACCCCCTGGGCATGGGCCTGGCCGTCAGCACCGGCGTCATCAGCGCCACAGACCGGGAGGTGGAGCGCTACGCTCTGCCCTGCATCATGAACACCGCCGACATCTCCCAGGGCAGCAGCGGCGGCGCGCTGCTCAACGAGTATGGCCAGGCCATCGCCGTCACCTCCGGCGCCTACCTCTACGGCAACAACATGTATCTGGCCGTCCCCATCGACCCGGTCCTCACCGCGGACCTGACGGTCCCCGGCCAGCCCCTGGCAAAGGCCTCCGGCGCCGCCTGA
- a CDS encoding HAD hydrolase-like protein, with protein MYHYIFFDLDGTLTDSKEGILNCLRYALEKMGRPVPPTETLLNFIGPPLQDSYMEYCGFTEEEALEGIRLFRERYAPIGKFENAAAPGMPELCARLKERGFVLALASSKPEEMCVPICEKFGFAPSMAAITGSPPVGDWSKADVIRETMRRLGLTEADKPAILMVGDRKFDVLGARECGIDCVGVEFFGYAAPGELAQAGAVAVVRTAEELEAFLLDHGDCR; from the coding sequence ATGTATCACTACATATTTTTTGATCTGGACGGGACCCTGACCGACTCCAAGGAGGGCATCCTCAACTGCCTGCGCTACGCTCTGGAGAAGATGGGACGGCCCGTCCCGCCGACGGAGACGCTGCTGAACTTCATCGGCCCGCCCCTTCAGGACTCCTACATGGAGTACTGCGGCTTCACCGAGGAGGAGGCCCTGGAGGGCATCCGTCTGTTCCGGGAGCGCTACGCGCCCATCGGGAAGTTTGAAAACGCCGCGGCTCCCGGGATGCCGGAGCTGTGCGCGCGGCTGAAGGAGCGGGGCTTCGTGCTGGCACTGGCCTCCTCCAAGCCGGAGGAGATGTGCGTGCCCATCTGTGAGAAGTTCGGTTTCGCGCCCTCCATGGCGGCCATCACCGGCAGCCCGCCGGTGGGAGACTGGAGCAAGGCGGACGTGATCCGGGAGACCATGCGCCGCCTGGGCCTCACCGAGGCCGACAAACCCGCCATTTTGATGGTGGGCGACCGGAAGTTCGACGTGCTGGGCGCCCGGGAATGCGGCATCGACTGCGTGGGCGTGGAGTTCTTCGGCTACGCCGCCCCCGGCGAGCTGGCGCAGGCCGGCGCCGTGGCGGTGGTCCGGACGGCGGAGGAGCTGGAGGCGTTCCTGCTGGATCACGGGGACTGCCGCTGA